A single genomic interval of Alligator mississippiensis isolate rAllMis1 chromosome 15, rAllMis1, whole genome shotgun sequence harbors:
- the LOC132243313 gene encoding protein S100-A7-like — translation MSESPVTIPMPRPSPRPASECDPNCTLQTALELIVRIYHRYSSSVNRNDTLNQQELKLFLNREAPTFLEACDRDKPGYIKTLFRDTDMNKDKKLSFEEFTKILAMLTDDAHRISHGDDRCGPDQD, via the exons ATGTCTGAATCGCCTGTGACTATACCcatgcccaggcccagccccaggcctgcatCTGAGTGCGACCCCAACTGTACCCTGCAGACCGCCCTCGAACTTATTGTGAGAATTTACCACAGATACAGCAGCAGTGTGAACAGGAACGACACCCTCAACCAACAGGAGCTGAAGTTGTTCCTGAACAGAGAGGCACCCACCTTCCTGGAAGCCTGC GATCGGGACAAACCTGGGTACATCAAAACGCTCTTCAGAGACACTGACATGAATAAAGACAAGAAGCTGAGCTTTGAGGAGTTCACTAAGATCCTGGCCATGCTGACCGACGACGCCCACCGCATCAGCCATGGAGATGACCGTTGTGGCCCAGACCAAGACTAA
- the LOC106738243 gene encoding protein S100-A7 — MSEDTHSSTAVSMHHHGCTLKSALEMIVNLYHRYSAREGKDDFLSLKDLNEFLKCQAPTFLAACDRDKPGYIKMLFRDTDMNQDRKLSFEEFTKILAMLTDDAHRISHRDDRCGPDQD; from the exons ATGTCTGAGGACACACACAGTTCCACGGCAGTGTCCATGCACCACCATGGGTGCACCCTGAAAAGCGCCCTCGAAATGATCGTGAACCTCTACCACCGGTACAGCGCCAGGGAGGGCAAGGATGACTTCCTCAGTCTGAAGGACCTGAATGAGTTCCTAAAGTGCCAGGCACCCACCTTCCTGGCAGCCTGC GATCGGGACAAACCTGGGTACATCAAAATGCTCTTCAGAGACACTGACATGAATCAAGACAGGAAGCTGAGCTTTGAGGAGTTCACTAAGATCCTGGCCATGCTGACCGACGACGCCCACCGCATCAGCCACAGAGATGACCGCTGCGGCCCAGACCAAGACTAA